In a genomic window of Shouchella clausii:
- the tnpA gene encoding IS200/IS605 family transposase: MSKDTNSLAHTKWNCKYHIVFAPKYRRQVIYGKLKKDIGEILRTLSERKGVEIIEATACKDHIHMLVSIPPKISVSSFVGYLKGKSSLMIFDRHANLKYRYGNRKFWCTGFYVDTVGRNKKVIEEYIKNQIQDDIVAEQLSLLEYVDPFTGEEVKRKKKRMR; this comes from the coding sequence ATGTCTAAAGACACTAACAGTTTAGCACATACAAAGTGGAATTGTAAGTATCATATAGTATTTGCCCCAAAGTACAGAAGGCAGGTAATCTATGGGAAACTTAAAAAAGACATTGGAGAAATATTAAGAACGTTGAGTGAAAGAAAAGGTGTCGAAATTATTGAAGCAACTGCTTGTAAAGATCACATACATATGCTGGTGAGTATTCCGCCGAAAATCAGTGTGTCTTCATTTGTGGGATATTTGAAAGGGAAAAGTAGCTTGATGATATTCGATCGGCATGCAAATTTAAAATATCGATACGGAAATCGAAAATTTTGGTGCACAGGTTTTTATGTAGATACAGTGGGAAGAAATAAGAAAGTAATTGAAGAATATATAAAAAACCAAATACAAGATGATATAGTCGCAGAACAATTAAGTTTGTTGGAGTATGTAGATCCATTTACAGGTGAAGAGGTAAAGCGTAAAAAGAAAAGAATGCGCTAG
- a CDS encoding M20/M25/M40 family metallo-hydrolase: protein MIFEQQYKEILAIARDIFAHPELGYKETRTSELVRTFIEQKNPAAIIEPFSTTGLKTELTTDKHKTIAFIAELDAVYAPSHHMADKKTGAAHNCGHYTQVAIALALYNYFVQTGDHIQFDFNVAFIFVPAEEYLDLAYREELLNNGTIGHYGGKPEAMRLGMFDNIDASICIHAIGGAFEKRTVEINCDLAGFLYKYYDFIGEAAHAGFDPFAAKNAYSMSTLFNVALGLVRQQLKDSENVRMNPIVSASDMSTNVIPNAIRIGSDLRTKTLAYMGEVAKKMDAAARGSAHALQGEVAIHTQMGYLPFVQDRYLSTFVKQAFAKTEEVEELLENNAISAAGDIGDLSYMMPCIQIGHSGFAGTIHGDDFIDVDPHFLFAVFPRFLTQVFAELNGVDWSRLYKRSYDDYLAVIETVMTSNTNL, encoded by the coding sequence GTGATCTTTGAACAGCAATACAAAGAAATTCTTGCCATCGCTCGTGACATTTTTGCCCATCCTGAACTTGGCTATAAAGAAACGCGCACTAGTGAATTAGTCCGTACATTTATTGAACAGAAAAACCCCGCAGCTATCATTGAACCTTTTAGCACAACAGGGCTAAAAACGGAATTAACGACGGACAAGCATAAGACAATCGCGTTCATTGCCGAATTGGATGCGGTTTATGCGCCTAGCCACCATATGGCTGACAAAAAGACTGGCGCAGCCCATAACTGTGGCCATTATACACAAGTAGCCATTGCCCTTGCGTTGTACAATTATTTCGTACAAACTGGCGACCACATTCAGTTTGATTTTAATGTAGCTTTTATATTTGTTCCGGCAGAGGAATATCTTGATCTTGCTTACCGTGAAGAGTTGCTTAATAATGGCACGATTGGCCACTATGGCGGCAAACCAGAAGCGATGAGACTCGGAATGTTTGACAACATCGATGCGAGTATTTGCATTCATGCCATCGGTGGAGCATTTGAAAAACGGACTGTTGAAATCAATTGTGATTTAGCAGGTTTTTTGTATAAATATTATGACTTTATTGGCGAAGCAGCACATGCAGGCTTCGATCCGTTTGCTGCCAAAAATGCTTACAGCATGTCAACGTTGTTTAATGTTGCTTTAGGACTTGTACGCCAGCAGCTAAAAGACAGTGAAAATGTACGGATGAACCCGATTGTCTCAGCTAGCGATATGTCCACAAATGTGATTCCCAACGCGATTCGTATCGGCTCCGATTTGCGCACAAAGACGTTAGCCTATATGGGAGAAGTCGCTAAAAAAATGGACGCTGCTGCACGTGGAAGCGCCCACGCTCTTCAAGGCGAAGTCGCCATTCATACGCAAATGGGTTACCTCCCCTTTGTACAAGACCGTTACTTGTCCACCTTTGTAAAACAGGCGTTTGCAAAAACGGAGGAAGTAGAAGAGTTGCTCGAAAACAACGCGATTAGCGCAGCAGGTGATATTGGCGATTTGTCGTACATGATGCCATGTATTCAAATTGGCCACAGCGGTTTTGCAGGCACCATCCACGGCGACGATTTTATCGATGTTGATCCACATTTTCTGTTTGCAGTGTTCCCGCGGTTTCTCACTCAAGTATTTGCTGAGTTAAATGGAGTAGACTGGAGCCGTCTGTATAAACGGAGTTATGACGACTATTTAGCTGTAATTGAAACAGTGATGACGAGCAACACCAATTTATAA
- a CDS encoding DUF3100 domain-containing protein, giving the protein MKGTFIYLLLFSLIVIAVSEMIGFQSIAIGPLSINLLPLLFAILITMVFAFSIFRKGILKKVYSKSNVSFSGTYLIIIMLPLMARYGADVAPQIREILSIGWIFIVQEFGNLGTVLLGLPAALLLGLRREAIGATLGIGREGELAYISEKYTLNSDEGRGVLSLYIIGTLFGAIFFSILPPVLLHFGFSVESLAISAGVGSGSMMTAASSSLVASHPDKESIILAYASASQLLTSFIGTFTMVFLAAPLQRFMYRTLTRKEAK; this is encoded by the coding sequence ATGAAAGGCACATTTATTTACTTGCTTTTGTTTTCTCTAATTGTGATCGCCGTCTCTGAAATGATTGGCTTTCAAAGCATCGCGATTGGTCCCCTATCGATCAATCTGTTACCGCTATTATTTGCGATTTTAATTACAATGGTGTTTGCGTTTTCGATTTTTCGTAAAGGAATTCTTAAAAAAGTCTACAGTAAAAGCAATGTTTCCTTTTCAGGCACGTATTTAATTATCATTATGCTGCCACTTATGGCCCGCTACGGGGCAGATGTAGCCCCGCAAATCCGGGAAATTCTCAGTATTGGATGGATTTTCATTGTTCAAGAATTTGGCAATTTAGGCACAGTTTTATTAGGCTTGCCTGCTGCACTATTGCTAGGTTTGCGGCGTGAGGCGATTGGCGCCACGCTTGGAATTGGTCGCGAAGGCGAGCTCGCCTATATTTCTGAAAAATATACGTTAAACTCTGATGAAGGGAGAGGGGTCTTGTCGCTGTACATTATCGGTACGCTATTTGGTGCGATCTTTTTCAGCATTTTGCCGCCAGTTTTGTTGCATTTCGGATTTAGCGTTGAGTCGCTGGCCATTTCTGCGGGCGTTGGTTCAGGCAGTATGATGACAGCCGCCTCTTCATCACTCGTAGCAAGCCATCCAGACAAAGAGAGCATCATTCTTGCTTATGCTTCGGCAAGCCAACTACTCACAAGCTTTATTGGCACGTTTACGATGGTGTTTTTGGCGGCTCCTTTGCAACGGTTCATGTATCGCACGCTGACACGGAAGGAGGCTAAATGA
- a CDS encoding NAD(P)/FAD-dependent oxidoreductase gives MDNYDVIIVGGGPSGLMASVAAAQQGAHVLLLDKGNKLGRKLAISGGGRCNVTNRMERKQLIENIPGNGRFMHSPFAVFDNESIIAFFEGLGIRLKEEDRGRMFPVNDKAQTVVDTLLAQIRKLDVTIRTNARVADIIVEDGQAVGVALEDGQHIGTKALIIATGGKSVPHTGSTGDGYPWAKKAGHTITELYPTEVPITLADSFISDQSLQGLSLRGIELAVLRPNGKKIISHEGDMIFTHFGISGPAALRCSQFVVKALKKFKTPTIPMTIKLFPEQSAESLFQALVKRAKAEPKKTLKTALKGVAPERLLLYLYGSLEIDSSEMCANTPHDAFRKLASALDAFPLHADGTLSIEKAFVTGGGVSIKEIEPKTMHSKKTTGLYFCGEVLDIHGYTGGFNITCAFSTGYTAGQSAALFANK, from the coding sequence ATGGACAACTACGATGTAATTATAGTCGGCGGCGGACCCTCTGGCCTGATGGCTTCTGTCGCCGCTGCGCAACAAGGGGCACACGTCCTCTTGCTCGATAAAGGCAACAAACTCGGTCGCAAACTTGCGATTTCAGGCGGGGGACGCTGCAATGTCACCAACAGGATGGAAAGGAAACAGTTGATTGAAAACATTCCAGGGAATGGCCGCTTTATGCATAGCCCATTCGCTGTATTTGACAATGAATCGATTATTGCTTTTTTTGAAGGCTTAGGAATTCGCTTAAAAGAAGAAGACAGAGGACGGATGTTTCCTGTTAACGATAAAGCACAAACTGTGGTCGACACACTGCTTGCACAAATCCGTAAACTTGATGTCACCATCCGTACGAATGCCCGAGTCGCCGACATTATCGTAGAAGACGGCCAGGCAGTTGGAGTGGCACTCGAAGACGGGCAACACATTGGCACAAAAGCGCTGATTATCGCTACTGGCGGCAAATCAGTGCCCCACACAGGATCTACTGGCGACGGATACCCGTGGGCCAAAAAAGCAGGCCACACAATTACTGAGCTTTATCCGACGGAAGTGCCCATTACACTCGCCGATTCCTTTATCAGCGATCAGTCTCTTCAAGGCCTGTCTTTACGCGGAATTGAACTAGCGGTACTGAGGCCAAACGGCAAAAAAATCATTTCCCATGAAGGCGACATGATTTTTACCCATTTCGGCATATCCGGTCCCGCGGCATTACGCTGTAGCCAGTTTGTTGTCAAGGCGCTGAAAAAGTTCAAAACGCCTACGATCCCAATGACGATTAAGTTGTTCCCCGAACAATCGGCAGAGAGCCTTTTCCAAGCGCTCGTCAAACGGGCAAAGGCAGAGCCTAAAAAAACGTTAAAAACAGCATTAAAAGGGGTGGCCCCTGAGCGATTGCTTTTGTACTTATATGGGTCATTAGAGATCGATTCCAGTGAAATGTGCGCCAATACCCCACACGATGCCTTTCGAAAATTAGCATCAGCATTAGACGCGTTTCCATTACATGCCGATGGGACATTGTCGATTGAAAAAGCATTTGTCACAGGTGGCGGCGTATCAATTAAAGAAATTGAGCCAAAAACGATGCACTCCAAAAAAACAACAGGCTTGTATTTTTGTGGGGAAGTGCTCGACATCCATGGCTATACAGGCGGTTTTAACATTACATGCGCTTTCTCGACTGGCTATACAGCCGGGCAGTCAGCAGCCCTTTTTGCAAACAAATAA
- a CDS encoding M20 metallopeptidase family protein, protein MEGIATKKLETLQTQVIEWRRYLHANPELSFEEVETPAFIVQKLKEIGFTDIREHVGGRGVVAKLHGKKPGPTIAFRADFDALPIHEENDVSYASTKPGVMHACGHDGHTAALLGVAATLFDQVDELRGTIVFLFQHAEEKPPGGAREMIADGCLEGVDAVFGAHVSSQIPLGQINASPGAVMAAVDAFTVNIQGKGGHGAHPHSTIDSIVIGSQLVNDLQTIVSRRINPMDTAVVTVGVFQAGTAFNVIADTARIEGTVRTFQEETRAFIEEEIRAIVSGKEHGGHVTCTIDYLNGYPPLVNAEKETEFIRDLAKGVFGEGNVLMLPAALGGEDFAYYLEEKPGCFFHVGGRTEEERTQFPHHHPRFDFDERALFHIGEMFLAIANQYLRSH, encoded by the coding sequence ATGGAAGGAATCGCAACGAAGAAATTAGAAACGTTACAAACACAAGTCATCGAATGGCGCAGGTATCTTCATGCAAACCCAGAGTTGTCGTTTGAGGAAGTAGAAACGCCTGCTTTTATCGTACAGAAATTAAAGGAAATTGGATTTACAGATATACGCGAACATGTAGGCGGTCGCGGTGTGGTAGCAAAGCTCCACGGCAAAAAGCCAGGACCGACAATCGCTTTTCGTGCTGATTTTGACGCATTGCCGATTCATGAAGAAAATGATGTTTCTTATGCATCGACGAAGCCAGGCGTTATGCACGCTTGTGGGCATGATGGCCACACAGCTGCTTTGTTAGGTGTTGCGGCAACGTTGTTTGACCAAGTAGATGAGCTTCGTGGGACAATCGTGTTTTTGTTCCAGCACGCTGAGGAAAAACCTCCTGGCGGCGCCCGTGAAATGATTGCTGACGGATGTTTAGAAGGGGTTGATGCCGTATTTGGCGCCCACGTATCCTCGCAAATTCCACTTGGGCAAATAAATGCAAGCCCTGGAGCAGTTATGGCAGCAGTTGATGCGTTTACTGTGAATATACAAGGAAAAGGCGGGCACGGCGCCCATCCTCATTCGACGATTGATTCGATTGTGATTGGCAGCCAGCTTGTCAATGATTTGCAAACCATTGTTAGCCGCCGCATCAATCCTATGGATACGGCCGTTGTCACAGTTGGCGTCTTCCAAGCAGGCACAGCGTTCAACGTAATTGCAGATACGGCGCGAATTGAAGGAACAGTGCGCACCTTTCAAGAAGAAACGCGCGCTTTCATAGAAGAAGAAATTCGGGCGATTGTTTCTGGGAAGGAGCATGGCGGCCATGTCACTTGCACGATTGATTATTTAAATGGCTATCCGCCGCTTGTAAATGCCGAAAAAGAAACAGAATTCATTCGCGACTTGGCAAAAGGGGTTTTTGGGGAAGGTAATGTATTAATGTTGCCAGCTGCACTTGGGGGCGAGGATTTTGCCTATTACTTAGAAGAAAAGCCTGGGTGCTTTTTCCACGTTGGCGGCCGGACGGAAGAAGAACGGACGCAATTTCCTCATCACCACCCTCGTTTTGATTTTGATGAACGGGCACTTTTCCATATTGGCGAAATGTTTTTGGCCATTGCGAATCAGTATTTGCGTAGCCACTAA
- a CDS encoding secondary thiamine-phosphate synthase enzyme YjbQ — translation MKRYTIDTSKHSDMIDITAQVEAAVKASGVHSGIAIVQSLHTTAGITVNENADPDVVIDFLRRLDEVFPWEHPQDRHMEGNTAAHLKTSTVGSSQTVLIDGGRLVLGTWQGIYFCEFDGPRANRSFVVQVIEGRL, via the coding sequence ATGAAGCGTTATACAATTGATACAAGCAAACATAGTGACATGATTGACATTACCGCCCAAGTTGAAGCGGCTGTCAAAGCAAGTGGTGTCCATTCAGGTATAGCCATTGTCCAGTCGTTGCATACAACGGCTGGCATTACCGTCAATGAAAATGCTGATCCAGATGTTGTCATTGATTTTTTGCGCCGCCTTGATGAAGTTTTCCCATGGGAACACCCACAGGACCGCCACATGGAAGGAAATACGGCGGCTCATTTGAAAACATCGACTGTAGGGTCGTCACAAACGGTTTTAATTGACGGTGGCCGGCTTGTGCTTGGCACATGGCAAGGCATTTATTTTTGTGAATTTGATGGCCCCCGTGCAAACCGGTCGTTTGTTGTCCAAGTCATAGAGGGCAGATTATGA
- a CDS encoding SMP-30/gluconolactonase/LRE family protein — translation MIQAEAVWNGKAALGEGPLWDEGEQVLYWVDIDGYKLHRFHPKTNDDQQLSFAQHVSAIVKKAGGGFVLAMGDGLYLYEEERLTPYFLLPQGGKQLRFNDAKCDPAGRLWAGTMAFDCHSPIGALYCLDHNGQISKALSGLAISNGLAWDEEKGLLYHNETASASTTAYRFDEQTGEMSEPRIIDIPYQSYNGSPDGMAIDENGHLWIALYGAGKVICVDPDNGNVLEEVVVPATNVTSCAFGGEDYRTLYVTTADKHGEPEGGSLFAARVESAGLPAHAYLSRK, via the coding sequence ATGATTCAGGCAGAAGCCGTATGGAACGGCAAGGCGGCTCTTGGAGAAGGCCCTTTATGGGATGAAGGAGAGCAAGTTCTCTACTGGGTAGATATTGATGGTTATAAGCTCCATCGCTTTCACCCTAAAACAAATGACGATCAACAGCTTTCGTTTGCCCAACATGTGTCAGCAATTGTCAAAAAGGCTGGTGGCGGTTTTGTCCTTGCGATGGGGGATGGCCTATACTTATATGAGGAAGAACGGCTGACGCCTTATTTCCTCTTGCCGCAAGGGGGAAAGCAGCTCCGTTTTAATGATGCAAAATGCGATCCTGCTGGAAGGTTATGGGCAGGAACGATGGCGTTTGACTGTCATTCGCCGATTGGCGCTCTTTATTGCCTTGACCATAACGGCCAGATAAGCAAAGCGCTTTCCGGACTTGCCATTTCAAACGGGCTTGCGTGGGACGAAGAGAAAGGGCTGCTCTACCATAATGAAACTGCGAGTGCGTCCACGACAGCTTACCGTTTCGATGAACAGACAGGGGAAATGTCGGAACCACGTATAATTGACATTCCTTATCAATCTTATAACGGCAGTCCAGACGGCATGGCAATTGATGAAAACGGCCATTTGTGGATTGCTTTGTATGGAGCTGGTAAAGTGATTTGCGTAGACCCCGATAACGGGAATGTACTTGAGGAAGTCGTTGTGCCAGCAACGAATGTAACTTCTTGTGCATTTGGCGGGGAAGACTACAGGACGTTGTATGTGACGACAGCCGACAAGCACGGAGAGCCTGAAGGAGGCAGCCTATTTGCCGCCAGAGTAGAAAGCGCAGGCTTGCCGGCACACGCCTACCTCTCACGGAAATAG
- a CDS encoding putative polysaccharide biosynthesis protein, translated as MAASKLMQGTKVLTVATLTSKLIGFVYVIPFTALVGLQGNALYQNGYTPYSILLTLSTLGVPVAMSKYVSKYHALGDYETAHRLFKSGIWFMAVTGLLAFLVMFLGAPALASLSYQPSETDQYTFDNVVYVIRMVSFALLIIPIMAIVRGYLQGFQQMVPTSVSQVVEQLVRVVFILAASFAVMSIGSGDLPRAVGFATFGAFVGGIGGMATLLYFYFKQRPTILARVQSHPAKERQTLPSMYKELISYALPLSFVGLAIPFFQAVDLYSIEGALSGTEYASEAKAFVGALTGVAHKIVLIPMALATALSITLVPTITKAYVNQDNKLLQSYITQTYQVILFIGIPAAIGMSVLAEPIYFALFGSANLELGAKTLGFYAPATLFFSIYAVTGSILQGMDRQRNAVLSLVVGLVLKLGLTYVFLKWFGPYGAIWTTYIGFGVGIALNVYFIGRFAKFDYTFIYRRTVLIFIFAAIMGAAVWVFDNGLAALFPELSRVTTFIVLLVSIGVGLIVYFYLAIRSHLAGKVLGERFKL; from the coding sequence ATGGCTGCTTCAAAGCTCATGCAAGGAACGAAAGTATTGACCGTGGCGACGCTAACGTCAAAATTGATTGGTTTTGTTTATGTCATTCCTTTTACGGCACTTGTTGGTTTACAAGGGAATGCCCTCTATCAAAATGGCTATACACCGTATTCGATTTTACTTACATTATCGACGCTTGGCGTGCCTGTTGCCATGTCTAAGTATGTTTCAAAATACCACGCTCTAGGCGATTATGAAACAGCGCACCGCTTGTTCAAGTCGGGGATTTGGTTTATGGCCGTTACAGGCCTTCTTGCATTTTTAGTCATGTTTTTAGGCGCTCCTGCCCTTGCGTCGCTTAGTTATCAACCTAGTGAAACAGATCAGTATACGTTTGACAACGTTGTCTATGTGATCCGCATGGTTAGTTTTGCGCTGCTTATTATTCCAATAATGGCGATTGTCCGCGGCTATTTGCAAGGGTTTCAACAAATGGTGCCGACATCCGTTTCGCAAGTCGTTGAGCAGCTTGTCCGGGTTGTCTTTATTTTAGCGGCTTCGTTTGCTGTCATGTCTATCGGCAGCGGCGATTTGCCACGTGCCGTCGGTTTTGCGACGTTTGGCGCTTTTGTCGGCGGAATTGGCGGAATGGCTACGTTGCTTTATTTTTATTTCAAACAGCGTCCTACGATTTTGGCACGTGTACAAAGCCACCCTGCCAAAGAAAGACAAACGCTTCCGAGCATGTATAAGGAACTGATTTCTTATGCATTGCCTCTTTCTTTTGTCGGCTTGGCGATTCCTTTTTTCCAGGCTGTCGACTTGTATTCGATTGAGGGGGCGCTTTCTGGGACAGAGTATGCCAGCGAAGCGAAAGCGTTTGTCGGCGCTTTAACAGGAGTGGCCCATAAAATTGTCCTTATCCCAATGGCGCTAGCAACGGCATTATCAATTACGTTAGTGCCGACGATTACAAAAGCATACGTTAATCAAGACAATAAGCTTTTACAAAGCTATATTACGCAAACGTACCAAGTGATTTTATTTATTGGCATCCCAGCGGCGATTGGTATGTCTGTTCTAGCAGAGCCAATTTATTTTGCGCTATTCGGCAGTGCGAACTTGGAGCTAGGAGCGAAAACGCTAGGTTTTTACGCGCCGGCAACATTGTTTTTTTCTATATATGCCGTAACTGGTTCGATTTTGCAAGGAATGGATCGGCAAAGGAACGCTGTTTTGTCCCTTGTCGTCGGGCTCGTTTTAAAGCTAGGGCTTACTTATGTATTTTTAAAATGGTTCGGGCCATATGGCGCGATTTGGACAACTTATATTGGTTTCGGGGTAGGCATTGCCTTAAATGTTTATTTCATCGGCCGATTTGCTAAATTTGACTATACGTTTATTTATCGAAGAACGGTGCTGATCTTTATATTTGCCGCTATTATGGGAGCTGCGGTATGGGTATTTGACAATGGGCTTGCAGCTTTATTTCCAGAGTTGTCCCGTGTGACAACGTTTATCGTCTTACTTGTTAGCATCGGCGTTGGTTTAATTGTTTACTTCTATTTGGCCATCCGTTCCCATTTGGCTGGAAAAGTGCTTGGAGAGCGGTTTAAATTGTAA
- the ftsW gene encoding putative lipid II flippase FtsW — translation MNYSFRKDNDWVLIGATVALTLFGLLMVYSASYVEGYFLETPNPYYYVTRQAVWLVLAIAVFLVVMHFQYRHYKKLTPAIVVIALCLLVLVLVIGGGSEVGATRWIRIGPMNLQPSEFVKIGMAIYLAQVYSQKQAYINDFVRGILPPLIIVGVAFALIMRQPDLGTGTSILMTAILMVFVSGARWKHLIGLGLVGATVFAALAVFEPYRLERLTSFVNPFASPDDSGFQLINGYLAISNGGVTGLGLGQSLQKMRMLPEGHTDFILAVISEELGLLGLVFIFGCYAIILFRGISIGAKCKNPFGSLLAFGIVFQLAIQIIFNVGAVSGMLPITGITLPLVSYGGTSLLITLVAIAILANIHQTNMRQARKQASGESLSA, via the coding sequence GTGAACTATTCCTTTCGCAAAGACAATGATTGGGTATTGATTGGAGCAACGGTTGCACTGACATTGTTTGGCTTATTAATGGTATACAGCGCTAGTTATGTGGAAGGTTATTTTTTGGAAACGCCGAATCCATATTACTATGTAACGAGGCAAGCGGTTTGGCTTGTCCTTGCCATTGCAGTGTTTTTGGTTGTGATGCATTTTCAATACCGACATTATAAAAAATTAACGCCTGCCATTGTGGTCATAGCGCTCTGTTTGCTTGTGCTTGTATTAGTAATCGGCGGAGGCAGCGAAGTCGGTGCGACACGGTGGATTCGTATCGGACCGATGAATTTGCAGCCTTCGGAGTTTGTGAAAATCGGAATGGCGATTTATCTTGCCCAAGTGTATTCGCAAAAACAAGCCTATATCAATGACTTTGTCAGAGGCATTTTGCCGCCGCTTATTATTGTCGGCGTTGCGTTTGCCCTCATTATGCGCCAACCTGACCTTGGGACAGGCACGTCAATATTGATGACAGCTATTCTTATGGTGTTCGTATCAGGGGCAAGGTGGAAGCATTTAATAGGCCTTGGGTTAGTGGGCGCTACGGTATTTGCTGCACTTGCGGTTTTTGAACCGTATCGGCTTGAGCGCCTTACGTCATTTGTCAATCCGTTTGCAAGCCCGGACGATAGCGGTTTTCAGCTTATTAACGGCTATTTGGCTATTTCAAATGGAGGCGTTACAGGCCTTGGCCTAGGGCAAAGCCTACAAAAGATGCGGATGCTTCCTGAAGGACATACCGATTTTATTTTAGCGGTCATTTCTGAAGAGTTGGGGCTTCTTGGCCTTGTGTTTATATTTGGTTGCTATGCGATCATCTTGTTTCGTGGGATATCGATTGGCGCCAAATGCAAAAATCCGTTTGGCAGTTTGCTCGCCTTTGGGATTGTGTTTCAGCTTGCGATTCAAATCATTTTTAATGTCGGAGCTGTTTCCGGCATGCTTCCGATTACAGGCATTACATTGCCTCTTGTATCATATGGGGGGACATCGCTGCTCATTACTCTTGTGGCAATCGCGATTTTGGCGAACATTCATCAAACCAACATGAGACAAGCACGCAAACAAGCTTCAGGCGAATCGCTATCAGCATAG